The DNA region GAAAGCGGAAAAAACATCGTCCGTTTCTATCCGGCGAAGAAGGCAGATCCAGATGCAGCGGAACATACTTATCTACCCTGACCCCTTCCTCCTGAAGAAGGCAGCTCCCGTTTCCCGGGTGGACGAAAAGGTCCGGGAGCTGATCCGCGACATGTTCGAGACGATGCGCGCCGCCTCCGGAGTCGGGCTGGCCGCGCCGCAGCTCGGAGTCGGGAAGCGCGTGATCATCGTGGACATTTCCCACGTGGAAAAGGAGGTCGCCCCCCTGGCGCTCGTCAATCCCGAGATCGTGGAGAGCAGGGGGCTGGAGGAGGGGACGGAGGGGTGCCTGAGCCTCCCGGGGATCGAGGGCGTCGTTCCCCGGGCCGAGTTCGTCCTCGTGAAGGCGCTGGACGAGCAGGGCCGCCCGGTTCAGATCGCTGCGCGCGGTTTCCTGGCCCGTGCCCTGCAGCACGAGATCGATCATCTCGACGGGGTCCTGTTCATCGACCGGATTCCCGCCGCGGCCGCTCCCGCGAGGTAGTGGCAAAGCCGCCGATAAATACGTGACCCCCTTCCGGGTGGTCTTCATGGGGACGCCGGCGTTCGCCGTCCCATCCCTTTTCGCGCTTGCGAAATCCGAAAACATCACGCTCGTGGTGACCAACCCCGACCGCCCCTCCGGGCGGGGTCAGACCCTTTCGCCGTCCCCCGTGAAGGTGGAGGCCCAACGACTGGGGCTGCCGGTGTTCCAGCCCGAAAAAGCGAAGCATCCGGACTCCGTGGCGAGGATCGCAGCGGAGGAGCCCGACCTGATCGTCGTGGCGGCGTACGGCCACATTCTCCCCGAATCGATCCTGGATATCCCTGCGCACGGGTGCATCAATGTGCACGCCTCCCTTCTTCCGAGATACCGGGGGGCCGCACCGATCAACTGGGCGATCGCCCGGGGAGAGACGGTGACCGGCGTGACCATCATGAAGATGGACGTCGGGATGGATACCGGGCCGATGCTCCTCGTCCGGGAGATGCCGATCGCCGACCAGGACACGGCACGGACGCTTTACGACAAGCTCTCCCTCCTGGGCGCGGAAGCGCTTTCCGAGGCCCTCCGGAAGCTCCACGAGGGGACGCTTGCGGAAACGCCGCAGGACGACGCGCTGGCCTCCTACGCACCGATGCTGAAAAAAGAGCACGGGCGGATCGACTGGTCGCGGCCCGCCGGCGAGGTTCGGAACCTGATCCGGGGGATGACGCCGTGGCCCTCCGCCTGCACGTCCCACGCGGGGAAAGTGCTCAAGATCCTTTCGGCGTCGGTTCGCGAGGCGCGGGGAGAACCGGGCGAGATCCTCGATGTCGGCCACGAAGGGGTCGTGGTCGCCTGCGGCGAAGGGGCGATTGCGCTCGGGATGGTACAGCCGGAGGGCGGCAGGGCGATGTCCTCCCGGGACTATGCCCGGGGGCACCGCGTGAAGAAAGGAGAGCGGTTA from Deltaproteobacteria bacterium RBG_16_64_85 includes:
- a CDS encoding peptide deformylase, translated to MQRNILIYPDPFLLKKAAPVSRVDEKVRELIRDMFETMRAASGVGLAAPQLGVGKRVIIVDISHVEKEVAPLALVNPEIVESRGLEEGTEGCLSLPGIEGVVPRAEFVLVKALDEQGRPVQIAARGFLARALQHEIDHLDGVLFIDRIPAAAAPAR
- a CDS encoding methionyl-tRNA formyltransferase, with the protein product MGTPAFAVPSLFALAKSENITLVVTNPDRPSGRGQTLSPSPVKVEAQRLGLPVFQPEKAKHPDSVARIAAEEPDLIVVAAYGHILPESILDIPAHGCINVHASLLPRYRGAAPINWAIARGETVTGVTIMKMDVGMDTGPMLLVREMPIADQDTARTLYDKLSLLGAEALSEALRKLHEGTLAETPQDDALASYAPMLKKEHGRIDWSRPAGEVRNLIRGMTPWPSACTSHAGKVLKILSASVREARGEPGEILDVGHEGVVVACGEGAIALGMVQPEGGRAMSSRDYARGHRVKKGERLSP